The Henckelia pumila isolate YLH828 chromosome 2, ASM3356847v2, whole genome shotgun sequence genome includes a window with the following:
- the LOC140883716 gene encoding chromatin modification-related protein EAF1 A-like isoform X2 has protein sequence MGGILEGGVGIANKSSPYRASIEKVQAELRKEYDVREERKRELEFLEKGGDPLDFKLGNAASVSVQSTSFTNLQPDLVTSEPKDSFAFTASLYGDSVESSGRLAAALCEPNSADNLMLFDAEHEYSEGDRNSFHPTRGNVVPPEQSSERSHKTREHGDSSAFGLPRKAYKRRYRSRSNRDGARSGSSDVNPALGSHGSSLPSHHGLGNVVGPLSDVENLDVSSNCNSKPGRPVDGTLCPDVCVDDHQFVELNDAKAVGSTKDLIQGVSSHSALDATASKNPQGLDKPSFSNAVKTPMKMDCNEPAALQSMEEMASAVVEHEPRAAAGKVENHSSCQMNGFVNKKGDAITNDAYNGNAARHGNAFDSGSCSQTNLDVDRNNDTEIGTKISTIDSNGDVDSQNLMPEDLVVGARETKEAKLIDNFSGNEESASACLSHGQNGPPAQPKEETIQGRSLLHDKLMNQPDISGIEAGGCSGSESGRKPAVPLVENSSPQSEMFCSVIRNSVADLPEAGSSSKASTISFNAPTPGNLKLASVDEESILKEAGIIEAKRKRIAELSSLTLPVEIPHKSHWDYVLEEMAWLANDFAQERIWKLAASSQICNRAAFSSRVRKQEKSSSMKAMIVARTLARAVMEFWHSVEISKELEQPTQKDGEPAVQSYMARFLKYNNSNVLHYQADVQSTLDKVSDSGILDLSWEDSLTEENLFYAIPLGAMVTYKKSIESLVAHYERIGGDVREEVETSACDLVADNLYYEDDGDTCTFGMPMTSDDGKSSKFGQKKRKFSSHAYGARAYGIGSDYLPVHISETKIVTQQSALLAKRPGSNLNVSIPTKRMRTASRRILSPFSAGTSGCIQMPNKTDASSGDTNSFQDDQSTLHGGSSFPINVEVDSGGEFEKNLAFDSAEVSTKPKKKKKVKHPTSAFEQRWQIDSNFHSDQRDHSKKRSDSYQLESNGCNGILGQPTTKKIIQPSQDGSFDNTSTVAGHVPSPVASQMSNMYHPNKFYKMLGGRERGRKVKTLKMPTGQPGSGTPWSLFEDQALVVMVHDMGPNWELVSDAFNSTMQFKCIFRNAKECKERHNILMDKSSGDGAESAEDSGSSQPYPSTLPGIPKGSARQLFQHLKEPMEEDTLRSHREKIILIGQKLRYHKTQDPKQLQPPHSSHTMALSQVCPNNMGGGSVLSPLDLCDANVSGADIPSLGHQGAYSSGLIISNQSAGAPTHPTSGASSTLQGSSNMMLGNNFPSSPGPLSSVRDGRYGAPRPALLSIDEQQRIQQYNQMVSGRNGQQSNLPSSGALPGIDRGVRVPPSGSGIGMVCISGSTPMARHGLHGVASSSSVNSGSMVSANMHPGVRSGPGNSSLRPREGSPMMRPGLSQDSQRQMMTPDLQMQVSPGSNQVMSHFGGLSSPFTNQTVSPPVPSYPLHHQQSHQISPQQAQVPSPRHPHFQGPASHASNPQQQAYAIRLAKERQMQQRFLQQQPPQQQFAASNSSVPHVQQPHLPASSAVQNSPLVQSPANSPSVSVSPLTSPSSINAMSQQQQKHHTPTQGAIRNAQTGSGALTNQTSKQRQKQQQPFIQTNRQHPQQRQQSQSQQQAKGVKGVGRGGNMMIHQNLQIDPAILNGSIMEAQDSYTGSSANAVAPTRQYATSQLSNQPLPQQKKYSGQASSSSKHLQQMISHSDTSQGHVPPVAPAPGLPAAHQSVTPLAAASSNHPQIIPHQKFVNQNQSALQKVVQSNHQFGSEAIHKAHPRGSDTYQNSTSNSTEMEATTSLPQNQWHTSEPVNESNVLNSATSLGSLGSKPANLSESILQSSQGHGQRLSSANLIPITHDVSSQWQRQQPQAQHSHSPSPSSQQQSQIHQAGNAKFYSTPGDSRLE, from the exons ATGGGAGGCATTCTCGAAGGCGGAGTTGGTATTGCTAACAAATCTTCTCCGTATCGAGCATCAATTGAGAAAGTTCAAGCAGAGCTTAG GAAAGAGTATGATGTTCGGgaggaaagaaaaagagaattGGAATTTCTTGAAAAA GGTGGAGATCCTCTAGATTTTAAGCTTGGGAATGCTGCTTCAGTTAGTGTGCAATCAACTTCGTTTACAAACTTGCAACCTGATCTTGTGACCAG TGAACCAAAGGATAGTTTTGCATTTACCGCATCGCTTTATGGAGACTCTGTGGAAAGTAGTGGTAGACTTGCAGCTGCTCTCTGTGAACCGAATAGTGCTGATAATCTCATGTTATTTGATGCTGAACATGAATATTCTGAAGGTGATCGAAATTCTTTTCATCCCACTAGGGGTAATGTTGTGCCACCAGAGCAATCATCGGAAAGGAGCCATAAAACCAGGGAACATGGGGATTCATCTGCTTTTGGGCTCCCTAGAAAAGCATACAAGAGACGTTATAGATCACGCTCAAATCGTGATGGGGCTAGGTCTGGCTCGAGTGATGTAAATCCAGCGCTTGGCTCTCATGGATCTTCTTTACCTTCACACCACGGCCTCGGAAATGTAGTAGGACCGTTGTCTGATGTAGAAAACCTAGATGTATCCTCAAACTGTAATTCAAAGCCTGGAAGGCCAGTAGATGGTACCCTCTGTCCAGATGTATGTGTAGATGATCATCAGTTTGTGGAGTTGAATGATGCAAAGGCTGTGGGATCAACTAAGGATCTGATCCAAGGTGTTTCTAGCCACTCTGCTTTAGATGCTACTGCTTCAAAAAATCCCCAAGGACTTGATAAACCATCATTCTCGAATGCTGTAAAAACTCCCATGAAAATGGATTGTAACGAACCTGCTGCGTTGCAATCAATGGAAGAGATGGCTTCTGCGGTAGTTGAGCATGAGCCAAGAGCAGCTGCTGGAAAAGTTGAGAATCATAGTTCTTGTCAGATGAATGGTTTTGTCAATAAAAAGGGTGATGCGATAACAAATGATGCTTATAATGGCAATGCAGCACGTCACGGAAATGCCTTCGATTCCGGGTCCTGTTCCCAAACCAACCTAGATGTTGATAGAAATAATGATACCGAAATAGGTACTAAAATCAGTACCATTGACTCAAATGGAGACGTAGACAGTCAAAATTTAATGCCAGAAGACTTGGTAGTAGGGGCGAGAGAAACTAAAGAGGCCAAGCTTATTGATAATTTTTCTGGTAACGAAGAGAGTGCCTCTGCATGTCTAAGTCATGGGCAAAATGGTCCCCCTGCCCAGCCTAAGGAAGAAACAATTCAAGGTAGATCTTTATTGCATGACAAGTTGATGAATCAACCCGACATTAGCGGCATAGAAGCTGGCGGCTGTAGTGGGTCAGAATCAGGGAGAAAACCTGCCGTCCCATTGGTTGAAAATTCTTCCCCGCAGAGTGAAATGTTTTGCTCAGTCATACGTAACTCAGTTGCTGATCTTCCTGAGGCTGGATCATCGTCAAAGGCTTCTACCATTTCCTTTAACGCTCCAACTCCCGGAAACTTGAAATTAGCAAGTGTTGATGAAGAATCAATCTTAAAGGAAGCAGGGATCATAGAG GCAAAGCGAAAAAGGATTGCCGAATTATCTTCTTTGACTTTACCTGTGGAGATTCCTCATAAATCTCATTGGGATTATGTGCTTGAAGAAATGGCATGGTTGGCAAATGATTTTGCACAG GAGCGGATATGGAAATTAGCTGCAAGTTCTCAAATATGTAATCGAGCTGCTTTTAGTTCTCGGGtgagaaaacaagaaaaaagtTCTAGCATGAAGGCAATGATAGTTGCTCGTACCTTGGCGAGGGCTGTCATGGAGTTCTGGCATTCAGTAGAG ATAAGCAAAGAACTCGAGCAGCCAACTCAAAAGGATGGTGAACCTGCTGTTCAGTCTTATATGGCAAGATTtctgaaatataacaactcaaatgTTCTGCATTACCAAGCTGACGTACAAAGTACTTTGGATAAAGTATCTGATTCAGGAATCCTGGACTTGTCTTGGGAGGATAGTCTGACCGAA GAAAACCTCTTCTACGCAATTCCCCTCGGGGCTATGGTGACCTACAAAAAATCAATTGAATCTCTTGTGGCTCACTATGAG AGAATTGGAGGAGATGTGCGAGAGGAAGTGGAGACATCTGCTTGTGATCTTGTGGCAG ATAATTTGTATTATGAGGATGATGGTGACACATGCACATTTGGTATGCCTATGACTTCGGATGATGGCAAGTCTTCAAAATTCGGCCAAAAGAAGCGGAAATTCTCATCACATGCATATGGTGCTAGGGCATATGGAATAGGCTCTGATTATTTGCCCGTGCATATTTCAGAGACTAAAATTGTGACACAACAATCTGCTTTACTTGCCAAACGACCAGGCAGCAATCTCAATGTGTCAATCCCTACAAAACGCATGCGAACTGCTTCCAGGAGAATCTTGAGCCCGTTCAGTGCAGGAACATCTGGATGCATACAGATGCCAAATAAAACAGATGCTTCAAGTGGTGATACCAATTCATTTCAGGACGATCAAAGTACTCTGCATGGTGGATCTTCTTTTCCAATTAATGTGGAAGTTGATTCTGGTGGTGAATTTGAAAAGAATTTAGCTTTTGACTCTGCAGAAGTTTCAACGAAAcctaagaagaagaagaaagtaaAACATCCG ACTTCTGCATTTGAACAGAGATGGCAGATTGATTCCAATTTTCATAGTGACCAG AGGGATCACTCGAAAAAGAGATCAGATAGTTATCAACTTGAATCTAATGGCTGCAACG GAATATTGGGTCAGCCCACGACGAAGAAGATTATACAGCCATCGCAGGATGGCTCTTTTGACAACACTTCGACAGTTGCTGGGCATGTTCCTTCACCCGTGGCATCCCAAATGAGTAATATGTACCATCCAAATAAGTTCTATAAAATGCTTGGTGGCCGGGAGCGTGGAAGGAAAGTTAAAACTCTCAAG ATGCCTACTGGGCAGCCAGGTTCAGGGACTCCATGGTCACTTTTCGAGGACCAG GCGCTTGTTGTCATGGTACATGATATGGGTCCAAATTGGGAGCTTGTAAGTGATGCTTTTAACAGCACGATGCAATTTAAG TGCATTTTTCGTAATGCTAAAGAATGCAAGGAGCGGCATAACATTCTGATGGATAAATCCTCTGGTGATGGAGCTGAGAGTGCCGAGGATTCTGGGTCTTCGCAACCTTACCCTTCTACACTTCCTGGCATTCCTAAA GGGAGCGCCAGACAATTGTTTCAGCATTTGAAGGAACCAATGGAAGAAGATACCCTCAGATCTCACCGTGAGAAAATCATCTTAATTGGCCAGAAACTTCGTTATCATAAGACTCAG GATCCCAAACAACTACAACCTCCTCACAGCTCTCATACAATGGCTCTTTCTCAAGTTTGTCCAAATAACATGGGTGGGGGTTCTGTTTTAAG TCCTTTGGATTTGTGTGATGCCAATGTGTCAGGCGCTGATATACCTTCTCTCGGGCATCAAGGAGCATATTCTAGTGGATTAATTATATCGAATCAAAGTGCTGGGGCGCCAACACATCCAACATCCGGTGCTAGTTCTACATTGCAGGGATCCTCGAATATGATGCTCGGCAATAATTTTCCTTCATCACCTGGCCCTCTCAGTTCTGTCAG GGATGGTAGATATGGGGCTCCTAGACCAGCATTATTATCAATTGATGAACAGCAAAGAATTCAACAGTATAATCAAATGGTATCAGGTAGAAATGGCCAGCAATCCAATTTGCCCTCTTCTGGAGCTCTTCCAGGAATTGATCGTGGCGTTCGTGTTCCTCCCAGTGGTAGCGGCATTGGCATGGTGTGCATTAGTGGGAGCACGCCTATGGCAAGACATGGACTCCATGGTGTTGCCTCATCATCCTCAGTTAATTCTGGGAGTATGGTATCAGCGAACATGCACCCTGGAGTCAGATCTGGCCCAGGAAACTCGAGTTTGAGACCTCGGGAGGGTTCACCCATGATGCGG CCTGGACTAAGTCAGGATTCTCAGAGGCAAATGATGACTCCTGACCTTCAGATGCAAGTCTCTCCAGGAAGCAACCAAGTCATGTCTCACTTTGGGGGATTGAGTTCCCCCTTCACTAACCAGACCGTGTCTCCACCCGTGCCATCATACCCCCTCCATCATCAGCAGTCCCATCAAATATCTCCACAACAGGCTCAAGTTCCTAGTCCTCGTCACCCACATTTTCAAGGACCGGCCAGTCATGCCTCTAATCCCCAGCAGCAAGCATATGCAATTCGATTGGCTAAAGAACGGCAGATGCAGCAACGTTTTCTGCAGCAGCAGCCGCCACAGCAACAATTTGCTGCATCTAATTCATCTGTTCCACATGTACAACAGCCCCATCTTCCTGCATCATCTGCTGTGCAAAACAGTCCGCTAGTTCAATCCCCGGCAAATTCTCCATCAGTATCAGTATCACCCTTGACGTCACCTTCTTCAATTAATGCAATGTCTCAGCAGCAACAAAAGCATCATACTCCAACCCAGGGAGCGATCCGTAATGCTCAAACAGGTTCTGGTGCATTAACCAATCAGACAAGCAAGCAACGACAAAAGCAGCAACAGCCATTTATACAAACTAACAGGCAACATCCACAGCAGCGGCAGCAGTCACAATCTCAACAGCAAGCTAAGGGTGTTAAGGGAGTTGGTAGAGGAGGGAACATGATGATTCATCAGAACCTCCAGATTGATCCTGCCATTTTGAATGGGTCTATAATGGAAGCTCAGGATTCATATACTGGTTCATCCGCTAATGCTGTGGCACCGACCAGGCAATATGCAACTTCACAATTGTCTAATCAGCCCCTGCCTCAGCAGAAAAAATATTCTGGTCAAGCATCATCATCATCTAAGCATTTACAGCAAATGATTTCTCATTCTGATACCAGTCAAGGTCATGTTCCACCAGTTGCTCCTGCTCCAGGTTTGCCTGCTGCCCATCAGTCTGTTACGCCATTGGCTGCTGCTTCTTCTAACCACCCGCAGATAATACCTCATCAAAAGTTCGTGAATCAAAATCAGTCGGCTCTCCAAAAGGTGGTTCAATCAAACCACCAGTTTGGTTCGGAAGCAATACATAAAGCACATCCCAGAGGCTCTGATACTTATCAAAACTCGACCAGTAACTCCACTGAAATGGAAGCAACAACATCATTGCCTCAGAACCAGTGGCATACTTCAGAACCAGTAAATGAATCAAATGTGTTGAATTCAGCAACAAGTTTGGGGTCCTTGGGTTCCAAACCAGCAAATTTAAGTGAGTCTATTCTTCAATCCAGCCAAGGACATGGGCAGAGACTATCATCGGCCAATTTAATACCTATTACGCATGATGTGAGTTCACAATGGCAGCGCCAGCAGCCACAAGCGCAACATTCTCACTCTCCATCTCCCTCGTCTCAGCAGCAGTCGCAGATTCACCAGGCAGGGAATGCAAAATTTTACAGTACTCCCGGTGACTCTAGATTGGAGTGA
- the LOC140883716 gene encoding chromatin modification-related protein EAF1 A-like isoform X6, with translation MGGILEGGVGIANKSSPYRASIEKVQAELRKEYDVREERKRELEFLEKGGDPLDFKLGNAASVSVQSTSFTNLQPDLVTSEPKDSFAFTASLYGDSVESSGRLAAALCEPNSADNLMLFDAEHEYSEGDRNSFHPTRGNVVPPEQSSERSHKTREHGDSSAFGLPRKAYKRRYRSRSNRDGARSGSSDVNPALGSHGSSLPSHHGLGNVVGPLSDVENLDVSSNCNSKPGRPVDGTLCPDVCVDDHQFVELNDAKAVGSTKDLIQGVSSHSALDATASKNPQGLDKPSFSNAVKTPMKMDCNEPAALQSMEEMASAVVEHEPRAAAGKVENHSSCQMNGFVNKKGDAITNDAYNGNAARHGNAFDSGSCSQTNLDVDRNNDTEIGTKISTIDSNGDVDSQNLMPEDLVVGARETKEAKLIDNFSGNEESASACLSHGQNGPPAQPKEETIQGRSLLHDKLMNQPDISGIEAGGCSGSESGRKPAVPLVENSSPQSEMFCSVIRNSVADLPEAGSSSKASTISFNAPTPGNLKLASVDEESILKEAGIIEAKRKRIAELSSLTLPVEIPHKSHWDYVLEEMAWLANDFAQERIWKLAASSQICNRAAFSSRVRKQEKSSSMKAMIVARTLARAVMEFWHSVEKISKELEQPTQKDGEPAVQSYMARFLKYNNSNVLHYQADVQSTLDKVSDSGILDLSWEDSLTEENLFYAIPLGAMVTYKKSIESLVAHYERIGGDVREEVETSACDLVAETKIVTQQSALLAKRPGSNLNVSIPTKRMRTASRRILSPFSAGTSGCIQMPNKTDASSGDTNSFQDDQSTLHGGSSFPINVEVDSGGEFEKNLAFDSAEVSTKPKKKKKVKHPTSAFEQRWQIDSNFHSDQRDHSKKRSDSYQLESNGCNGILGQPTTKKIIQPSQDGSFDNTSTVAGHVPSPVASQMSNMYHPNKFYKMLGGRERGRKVKTLKMPTGQPGSGTPWSLFEDQALVVMVHDMGPNWELVSDAFNSTMQFKCIFRNAKECKERHNILMDKSSGDGAESAEDSGSSQPYPSTLPGIPKGSARQLFQHLKEPMEEDTLRSHREKIILIGQKLRYHKTQDPKQLQPPHSSHTMALSQVCPNNMGGGSVLSPLDLCDANVSGADIPSLGHQGAYSSGLIISNQSAGAPTHPTSGASSTLQGSSNMMLGNNFPSSPGPLSSVRDGRYGAPRPALLSIDEQQRIQQYNQMVSGRNGQQSNLPSSGALPGIDRGVRVPPSGSGIGMVCISGSTPMARHGLHGVASSSSVNSGSMVSANMHPGVRSGPGNSSLRPREGSPMMRPGLSQDSQRQMMTPDLQMQVSPGSNQVMSHFGGLSSPFTNQTVSPPVPSYPLHHQQSHQISPQQAQVPSPRHPHFQGPASHASNPQQQAYAIRLAKERQMQQRFLQQQPPQQQFAASNSSVPHVQQPHLPASSAVQNSPLVQSPANSPSVSVSPLTSPSSINAMSQQQQKHHTPTQGAIRNAQTGSGALTNQTSKQRQKQQQPFIQTNRQHPQQRQQSQSQQQAKGVKGVGRGGNMMIHQNLQIDPAILNGSIMEAQDSYTGSSANAVAPTRQYATSQLSNQPLPQQKKYSGQASSSSKHLQQMISHSDTSQGHVPPVAPAPGLPAAHQSVTPLAAASSNHPQIIPHQKFVNQNQSALQKVVQSNHQFGSEAIHKAHPRGSDTYQNSTSNSTEMEATTSLPQNQWHTSEPVNESNVLNSATSLGSLGSKPANLSESILQSSQGHGQRLSSANLIPITHDVSSQWQRQQPQAQHSHSPSPSSQQQSQIHQAGNAKFYSTPGDSRLE, from the exons ATGGGAGGCATTCTCGAAGGCGGAGTTGGTATTGCTAACAAATCTTCTCCGTATCGAGCATCAATTGAGAAAGTTCAAGCAGAGCTTAG GAAAGAGTATGATGTTCGGgaggaaagaaaaagagaattGGAATTTCTTGAAAAA GGTGGAGATCCTCTAGATTTTAAGCTTGGGAATGCTGCTTCAGTTAGTGTGCAATCAACTTCGTTTACAAACTTGCAACCTGATCTTGTGACCAG TGAACCAAAGGATAGTTTTGCATTTACCGCATCGCTTTATGGAGACTCTGTGGAAAGTAGTGGTAGACTTGCAGCTGCTCTCTGTGAACCGAATAGTGCTGATAATCTCATGTTATTTGATGCTGAACATGAATATTCTGAAGGTGATCGAAATTCTTTTCATCCCACTAGGGGTAATGTTGTGCCACCAGAGCAATCATCGGAAAGGAGCCATAAAACCAGGGAACATGGGGATTCATCTGCTTTTGGGCTCCCTAGAAAAGCATACAAGAGACGTTATAGATCACGCTCAAATCGTGATGGGGCTAGGTCTGGCTCGAGTGATGTAAATCCAGCGCTTGGCTCTCATGGATCTTCTTTACCTTCACACCACGGCCTCGGAAATGTAGTAGGACCGTTGTCTGATGTAGAAAACCTAGATGTATCCTCAAACTGTAATTCAAAGCCTGGAAGGCCAGTAGATGGTACCCTCTGTCCAGATGTATGTGTAGATGATCATCAGTTTGTGGAGTTGAATGATGCAAAGGCTGTGGGATCAACTAAGGATCTGATCCAAGGTGTTTCTAGCCACTCTGCTTTAGATGCTACTGCTTCAAAAAATCCCCAAGGACTTGATAAACCATCATTCTCGAATGCTGTAAAAACTCCCATGAAAATGGATTGTAACGAACCTGCTGCGTTGCAATCAATGGAAGAGATGGCTTCTGCGGTAGTTGAGCATGAGCCAAGAGCAGCTGCTGGAAAAGTTGAGAATCATAGTTCTTGTCAGATGAATGGTTTTGTCAATAAAAAGGGTGATGCGATAACAAATGATGCTTATAATGGCAATGCAGCACGTCACGGAAATGCCTTCGATTCCGGGTCCTGTTCCCAAACCAACCTAGATGTTGATAGAAATAATGATACCGAAATAGGTACTAAAATCAGTACCATTGACTCAAATGGAGACGTAGACAGTCAAAATTTAATGCCAGAAGACTTGGTAGTAGGGGCGAGAGAAACTAAAGAGGCCAAGCTTATTGATAATTTTTCTGGTAACGAAGAGAGTGCCTCTGCATGTCTAAGTCATGGGCAAAATGGTCCCCCTGCCCAGCCTAAGGAAGAAACAATTCAAGGTAGATCTTTATTGCATGACAAGTTGATGAATCAACCCGACATTAGCGGCATAGAAGCTGGCGGCTGTAGTGGGTCAGAATCAGGGAGAAAACCTGCCGTCCCATTGGTTGAAAATTCTTCCCCGCAGAGTGAAATGTTTTGCTCAGTCATACGTAACTCAGTTGCTGATCTTCCTGAGGCTGGATCATCGTCAAAGGCTTCTACCATTTCCTTTAACGCTCCAACTCCCGGAAACTTGAAATTAGCAAGTGTTGATGAAGAATCAATCTTAAAGGAAGCAGGGATCATAGAG GCAAAGCGAAAAAGGATTGCCGAATTATCTTCTTTGACTTTACCTGTGGAGATTCCTCATAAATCTCATTGGGATTATGTGCTTGAAGAAATGGCATGGTTGGCAAATGATTTTGCACAG GAGCGGATATGGAAATTAGCTGCAAGTTCTCAAATATGTAATCGAGCTGCTTTTAGTTCTCGGGtgagaaaacaagaaaaaagtTCTAGCATGAAGGCAATGATAGTTGCTCGTACCTTGGCGAGGGCTGTCATGGAGTTCTGGCATTCAGTAGAG AAGATAAGCAAAGAACTCGAGCAGCCAACTCAAAAGGATGGTGAACCTGCTGTTCAGTCTTATATGGCAAGATTtctgaaatataacaactcaaatgTTCTGCATTACCAAGCTGACGTACAAAGTACTTTGGATAAAGTATCTGATTCAGGAATCCTGGACTTGTCTTGGGAGGATAGTCTGACCGAA GAAAACCTCTTCTACGCAATTCCCCTCGGGGCTATGGTGACCTACAAAAAATCAATTGAATCTCTTGTGGCTCACTATGAG AGAATTGGAGGAGATGTGCGAGAGGAAGTGGAGACATCTGCTTGTGATCTTGTGGCAG AGACTAAAATTGTGACACAACAATCTGCTTTACTTGCCAAACGACCAGGCAGCAATCTCAATGTGTCAATCCCTACAAAACGCATGCGAACTGCTTCCAGGAGAATCTTGAGCCCGTTCAGTGCAGGAACATCTGGATGCATACAGATGCCAAATAAAACAGATGCTTCAAGTGGTGATACCAATTCATTTCAGGACGATCAAAGTACTCTGCATGGTGGATCTTCTTTTCCAATTAATGTGGAAGTTGATTCTGGTGGTGAATTTGAAAAGAATTTAGCTTTTGACTCTGCAGAAGTTTCAACGAAAcctaagaagaagaagaaagtaaAACATCCG ACTTCTGCATTTGAACAGAGATGGCAGATTGATTCCAATTTTCATAGTGACCAG AGGGATCACTCGAAAAAGAGATCAGATAGTTATCAACTTGAATCTAATGGCTGCAACG GAATATTGGGTCAGCCCACGACGAAGAAGATTATACAGCCATCGCAGGATGGCTCTTTTGACAACACTTCGACAGTTGCTGGGCATGTTCCTTCACCCGTGGCATCCCAAATGAGTAATATGTACCATCCAAATAAGTTCTATAAAATGCTTGGTGGCCGGGAGCGTGGAAGGAAAGTTAAAACTCTCAAG ATGCCTACTGGGCAGCCAGGTTCAGGGACTCCATGGTCACTTTTCGAGGACCAG GCGCTTGTTGTCATGGTACATGATATGGGTCCAAATTGGGAGCTTGTAAGTGATGCTTTTAACAGCACGATGCAATTTAAG TGCATTTTTCGTAATGCTAAAGAATGCAAGGAGCGGCATAACATTCTGATGGATAAATCCTCTGGTGATGGAGCTGAGAGTGCCGAGGATTCTGGGTCTTCGCAACCTTACCCTTCTACACTTCCTGGCATTCCTAAA GGGAGCGCCAGACAATTGTTTCAGCATTTGAAGGAACCAATGGAAGAAGATACCCTCAGATCTCACCGTGAGAAAATCATCTTAATTGGCCAGAAACTTCGTTATCATAAGACTCAG GATCCCAAACAACTACAACCTCCTCACAGCTCTCATACAATGGCTCTTTCTCAAGTTTGTCCAAATAACATGGGTGGGGGTTCTGTTTTAAG TCCTTTGGATTTGTGTGATGCCAATGTGTCAGGCGCTGATATACCTTCTCTCGGGCATCAAGGAGCATATTCTAGTGGATTAATTATATCGAATCAAAGTGCTGGGGCGCCAACACATCCAACATCCGGTGCTAGTTCTACATTGCAGGGATCCTCGAATATGATGCTCGGCAATAATTTTCCTTCATCACCTGGCCCTCTCAGTTCTGTCAG GGATGGTAGATATGGGGCTCCTAGACCAGCATTATTATCAATTGATGAACAGCAAAGAATTCAACAGTATAATCAAATGGTATCAGGTAGAAATGGCCAGCAATCCAATTTGCCCTCTTCTGGAGCTCTTCCAGGAATTGATCGTGGCGTTCGTGTTCCTCCCAGTGGTAGCGGCATTGGCATGGTGTGCATTAGTGGGAGCACGCCTATGGCAAGACATGGACTCCATGGTGTTGCCTCATCATCCTCAGTTAATTCTGGGAGTATGGTATCAGCGAACATGCACCCTGGAGTCAGATCTGGCCCAGGAAACTCGAGTTTGAGACCTCGGGAGGGTTCACCCATGATGCGG CCTGGACTAAGTCAGGATTCTCAGAGGCAAATGATGACTCCTGACCTTCAGATGCAAGTCTCTCCAGGAAGCAACCAAGTCATGTCTCACTTTGGGGGATTGAGTTCCCCCTTCACTAACCAGACCGTGTCTCCACCCGTGCCATCATACCCCCTCCATCATCAGCAGTCCCATCAAATATCTCCACAACAGGCTCAAGTTCCTAGTCCTCGTCACCCACATTTTCAAGGACCGGCCAGTCATGCCTCTAATCCCCAGCAGCAAGCATATGCAATTCGATTGGCTAAAGAACGGCAGATGCAGCAACGTTTTCTGCAGCAGCAGCCGCCACAGCAACAATTTGCTGCATCTAATTCATCTGTTCCACATGTACAACAGCCCCATCTTCCTGCATCATCTGCTGTGCAAAACAGTCCGCTAGTTCAATCCCCGGCAAATTCTCCATCAGTATCAGTATCACCCTTGACGTCACCTTCTTCAATTAATGCAATGTCTCAGCAGCAACAAAAGCATCATACTCCAACCCAGGGAGCGATCCGTAATGCTCAAACAGGTTCTGGTGCATTAACCAATCAGACAAGCAAGCAACGACAAAAGCAGCAACAGCCATTTATACAAACTAACAGGCAACATCCACAGCAGCGGCAGCAGTCACAATCTCAACAGCAAGCTAAGGGTGTTAAGGGAGTTGGTAGAGGAGGGAACATGATGATTCATCAGAACCTCCAGATTGATCCTGCCATTTTGAATGGGTCTATAATGGAAGCTCAGGATTCATATACTGGTTCATCCGCTAATGCTGTGGCACCGACCAGGCAATATGCAACTTCACAATTGTCTAATCAGCCCCTGCCTCAGCAGAAAAAATATTCTGGTCAAGCATCATCATCATCTAAGCATTTACAGCAAATGATTTCTCATTCTGATACCAGTCAAGGTCATGTTCCACCAGTTGCTCCTGCTCCAGGTTTGCCTGCTGCCCATCAGTCTGTTACGCCATTGGCTGCTGCTTCTTCTAACCACCCGCAGATAATACCTCATCAAAAGTTCGTGAATCAAAATCAGTCGGCTCTCCAAAAGGTGGTTCAATCAAACCACCAGTTTGGTTCGGAAGCAATACATAAAGCACATCCCAGAGGCTCTGATACTTATCAAAACTCGACCAGTAACTCCACTGAAATGGAAGCAACAACATCATTGCCTCAGAACCAGTGGCATACTTCAGAACCAGTAAATGAATCAAATGTGTTGAATTCAGCAACAAGTTTGGGGTCCTTGGGTTCCAAACCAGCAAATTTAAGTGAGTCTATTCTTCAATCCAGCCAAGGACATGGGCAGAGACTATCATCGGCCAATTTAATACCTATTACGCATGATGTGAGTTCACAATGGCAGCGCCAGCAGCCACAAGCGCAACATTCTCACTCTCCATCTCCCTCGTCTCAGCAGCAGTCGCAGATTCACCAGGCAGGGAATGCAAAATTTTACAGTACTCCCGGTGACTCTAGATTGGAGTGA